In one Amaranthus tricolor cultivar Red isolate AtriRed21 chromosome 8, ASM2621246v1, whole genome shotgun sequence genomic region, the following are encoded:
- the LOC130820568 gene encoding uncharacterized protein LOC130820568 isoform X2 codes for MAMITEEGGSKGESEFPSWKCLRRKFSPDSPFFTSGDVERQILAKQVALELSEDEKQQLVDMEDCGREILCPIAGCGSRLTSLEGFEDHYNGSHTASCSVCHKAYPTQRLLSIHVSEVHDSYFKAKVARGYPMYECLVETCGLKFKSYKGRHQHLVDKHKFPSTFEFHKKVHLSKKQRQKHSRKQAVCKDEDSNLMPVDDDTMEGLTSAISRLSTSDSVPSSISFGRRHSRGLAFVPRSVQRERRLGRLPQ; via the exons ATGGCAATGATTACTGAAGAAGGAGGAAGTAAAGGAGAATCAGAATTCCCTTCATGGAAATGTCTTCGTCGAAAGTTTTCTCCCGATTCTCCCTTTTTCACTTCCGGCGATGTTGAACGACAAATTCTTGCTAAACAG GTTGCCTTGGAGTTGTCTGAAGATGAAAAGCAACAGCTTGTTGACATGGAAGATTGTGGAAG GGAGATTCTCTGTCCGATTGCTGGTTGTGGTTCACGGTTAACTTCTTTAGAAGGCTTTGAGGATCACTATAATGGAAGCCATACTGCTTCATGTTCGGTGTGCCATAAAGCATATCCAACACAGCGCTTACTTAGCATACATGTCTCTGAAGTGCATGATTCTTACTTTAAGGCCAAGGTCGCTAGGGGTTATCCCATG TATGAGTGCCTGGTGGAAACTTGTGGTTTAAAATTTAAGAGTTACAAAGGCCGGCATCAGCATCTTGTGGACAAGCACAAATTTCCAAGTACTTTTGAGTTTCATAAGAAAGTGCACTTGTCTAAGAAACAGAGACAAAAACACTCACGCAAACAAGCTGTTTGTAAGGATGAAGATTCTAACTTGATGCCTGTAGATGACGATACCATGGAAGGCCTTACCTCTGCTATATCCCGATTAAGTACCTCTGACTCTGTACCTTCATCTATTAGCTTTGGTCGTCGCCACAGCCGTGGCTTGGCCTTTGTTCCTCGTTCCGTTCAGCGTGAGAGAAGGCTGGGCCGTCTTCCACAATGA
- the LOC130820568 gene encoding putative AC transposase isoform X1: MEAILLHVRCAIKHIQHSAYLAYMSLKCMILTLRPRSLGVIPCSSKRKATSTPSVSTTPSISNYNYEPNYPEGYDPELHQYAEEVEKDIQIEEEEEQEEEPTTPIGVHISRQSSTRSDEEQGEQQQQRQARGKRVNFQTIDEDEPIRQPFPAMPPSSGRAVSHVWSYFTKEPTENPDMFLCTCQICESQGVKPLVSYNFARGGGTGSFNKHLAKKHGITKETHASSGSGTTSGSRQTQWDIPNTGMPFRYNRNDMIDEFSRYVICDELPFNHGESRAYERLTRQQLQPQFRAIPRNTLKRRTIKLYESMRYGLVEMFKSFNGRVSITTDIWSAPPHLESYMCVTAHWIDRNWIIQKRIIAFETMPERHTGENIKYRLIEICREWNLLDKIFCCSTDNATANIKCIELLFNEPAFSLILGGSLLHIRCCAHIVNLSCQVGIKQLSELLEPIRDIVKWLRIGKIKRRYKQLCDQYQLKKVYWSLDTPTRWGSTNDLLRKAIAYRPVITQLYSECTDSFIADETWELAIGVHNILEAYDHATKIFSYVYEPNVHLVISECITIFYHLLKHRQEDTNPQLRPILAEMMEKWKSYFTDFPYIYGIATILDPRFKTEVLTKVIGFYYQALDRPSSDVAYYVGTCKKYLAELYEFYASVYNPKRDMSRRASVSARPSFYNSVIANIMTQDDSFVGSSSSSTTFLELDSYLKHHFEIDPSVYNILEWWKEKSFKFPILSRIAKDILAIPASTIASESAFSAGRRVLDEKRSRLAPHSIQICVCKKDWDQAEIRTQGLRNDDDQDDDDDPWMMMDTTSSSSGGESAEASNQYQPHDDDEDE; this comes from the exons ATGGAAGCCATACTGCTTCATGTTCGGTGTGCCATAAAGCATATCCAACACAGCGCTTACTTAGCATACATGTCTCTGAAGTGCATGATTCTTACTTTAAGGCCAAGGTCGCTAGGGGTTATCCCATG ttcctccaaaagaaaggccacttctactccgtcggtatcaacaacaccctccattagtaattataattatgaacctaattatccggaagggtacgacccggagttacatcaatatgcagaagaagtggaaaaagatatacaaattgaagaagaagaagaacaagaagaagaaccaacgaccccaattggggtacatatatctcgacagtcatcaacaagatcagatgaagaacaaggagaacaacaacaacaaagacaagctcgtggtaaacgagtcaatttccaaactatcg atgaagatgaaccaataagacaaccttttccggcaatgccaccttctagtggtagagctgtttcacatgtgtggtcgtatttcacaaaagaaccaaccgagaatccagatatgttcctatgcacttgtcaaatttgtgaaagtcaaggagtaaagcccttagtttcatacaatttcgccagag gtggtggaacgggatcttttaacaaacatttggcaaagaagcatggaatcacaaaagaaactcatgcatcaagcggcagcgggaccacaagtggaagccgacagacacaatgggacattcccaacacaggtatgccttttagatataatcgtaatgacatgattgatgaattttctaggtatgtaatttgcgatgaattgccttttaaccacggtgaaagtagggcatatgagcgtctcactagacaacaattgcaaccacaatttagagcaatccctaggaacactcttaaaagacgaacaattaaattatacgaatcaatgcgctatggcctagttgaaatgtttaaatcgtttaatggtagggttagcataacaactgacatatggtctgctcccccacatttagaatcttatatgtgtgtaacagcacactggatagatcgaaattggattattcaaaaaagaataattgcttttgagactatgccagaaagacacaccggcgaaaacataaaatatagattaatagagatatgtagggaatggaacttattagataaaatattttgttgttcaacagataatgcaaccgcaaacataaaatgtatagaacttttatttaacgaacccgcctttagtttaatccttgggggtagcttattacacatacgttgttgtgcgcacatagttaacttatcttgtcaagtaggtataaaacaattaagtgaattattagaaccaattagggatatagtaaaatggcttaggatcggaaagattaaaagaagatataaacaattatgtgaccaataccaacttaaaaaagtgtattggtcattagatactcctacacgttgggggtcaacgaacgatttattaagaaaggcgattgcttatcgcccagtaataacacaactatatagtgagtgtacagatagtttcatagctgatgaaacttgggaattagcaataggtgtacataacatattagaagcgtatgaccacgcgactaagattttttcttatgtttatgaaccgaacgttcacttagtaataagtgaatgtattactattttttatcacctgCTTAAACATAGAcaagaagatactaacccacaattaaggccgattcttgctgaaatgatggaaaaatggaaatcatattttaccgattttccttacatttatggaatcgcaaccattttggacccacgttttaaaaccgaggtcctaaccaaagtaataggattttattatcaagcgttagatcgcccgtcttccgatgtagcttattatgtcggaacatgtaaaaaatatttagctgaactgtatgaattttacgctagtgtatataacccgaaacgcgatatgtctaggcgtgctagcgtttcggctcgtccctctttctataattcagtaattgctaacataatgacgcaagatgatagttttgtaggatcttcttcttcctcgaccacatttttagaactagatagttatctaaaacaccactttgaaatagacccaagtgtctataatattttggagtggtggaaagaaaaatcttttaaatttcccattttatcgagaattgcaaaggatatccttgcaattcccgcgtccactattgcgtcggagtctgcttttagtgcaggtagaagagttctggatgaaaagcgatctcgtcttgctccacatagtattcaaatatgtgtttgcaagaaagattgggaccaAGCGGAGatacgaacacaaggactaaggaacgatgatgatcaagacgacgatgatgatccatggatgatgatggatacaacttcatcatcgtcaggaggagagtcagcggaagcatctaatcaatatcaaccacatgatgatgacgaagacgaatag
- the LOC130820568 gene encoding uncharacterized protein LOC130820568 isoform X3, whose translation MAMITEEGGSKGESEFPSWKCLRRKFSPDSPFFTSGDVERQILAKQVALELSEDEKQQLVDMEDCGREILCPIAGCGSRLTSLEGFEDHYNGSHTASCSVCHKAYPTQRLLSIHVSEVHDSYFKAKVARGYPMEVPVPPKERPLLLRRYQQHPPLVIIIMNLIIRKGTTRSYINMQKKWKKIYKLKKKKNKKKNQRPQLGYIYLDSHQQDQMKNKENNNNKDKLVVNESISKLSMKMNQ comes from the exons ATGGCAATGATTACTGAAGAAGGAGGAAGTAAAGGAGAATCAGAATTCCCTTCATGGAAATGTCTTCGTCGAAAGTTTTCTCCCGATTCTCCCTTTTTCACTTCCGGCGATGTTGAACGACAAATTCTTGCTAAACAG GTTGCCTTGGAGTTGTCTGAAGATGAAAAGCAACAGCTTGTTGACATGGAAGATTGTGGAAG GGAGATTCTCTGTCCGATTGCTGGTTGTGGTTCACGGTTAACTTCTTTAGAAGGCTTTGAGGATCACTATAATGGAAGCCATACTGCTTCATGTTCGGTGTGCCATAAAGCATATCCAACACAGCGCTTACTTAGCATACATGTCTCTGAAGTGCATGATTCTTACTTTAAGGCCAAGGTCGCTAGGGGTTATCCCATG gaggttccagttcctccaaaagaaaggccacttctactccgtcggtatcaacaacaccctccattagtaattataattatgaacctaattatccggaagggtacgacccggagttacatcaatatgcagaagaagtggaaaaagatatacaaattgaagaagaagaagaacaagaagaagaaccaacgaccccaattggggtacatatatctcgacagtcatcaacaagatcagatgaagaacaaggagaacaacaacaacaaagacaagctcgtggtaaacgagtcaatttccaaactatcg atgaagatgaaccaataa